The Akkermansia sp. N21116 genome includes a region encoding these proteins:
- a CDS encoding metalloregulator ArsR/SmtB family transcription factor: MSRQHTTIHLDSHCTETGIDLDTPDINTLTDLSDFFKLFGDSTRIRLLWALIDHELCVCDLSSALDMTTSAVSHQLRLLRHSKLVKTRKQGKHVFYSLADSHVRTILAMGLEHICE, from the coding sequence ATGTCACGCCAGCACACCACGATCCACCTTGACAGCCACTGTACGGAAACCGGTATTGATCTGGATACCCCTGACATCAATACCCTCACCGACCTGTCCGACTTTTTCAAACTTTTCGGAGATTCCACACGTATCCGCCTTCTCTGGGCGCTCATTGACCACGAACTATGTGTTTGCGATCTCTCCTCCGCTCTCGACATGACCACTTCGGCCGTCTCGCACCAGTTGCGCTTACTACGTCACAGCAAACTCGTCAAAACCCGCAAACAAGGCAAACACGTTTTCTACAGCCTTGCCGACAGCCATGTCCGTACCATCCTTGCCATGGGATTGGAACATATCTGCGAATAA
- a CDS encoding heavy metal translocating P-type ATPase yields the protein MDNSHSRQPENKHRHSQACSSSCSCCTSFSCTACNTTCGHQTSDTSSHWKRPLAGLILFAIALAVGTRTPAGIVLAIVSYFVIGWNILADAASNLLKGKVFDENFLMGVATLGALALGEYAEAVSVLIFFQIGEILQERAVYKTRESVTGLMDLKQDYAHLIQEKGIQTVPPAQITPGQKILVRPGEKVPLDGVVTEGHSHLDASALTGEFIPLKAEPGTQVLSGSVNQEEALTIQVTKTWDQSTVSRILKLVQESAERKTKTETFIRRFARWYTPSVLILALLIAVLTPLLLPIGWTEGIRRALILLVISCPCALVISIPLSYFAGIGRFARHGILLKGSNYLDALTRIGTVVFDKTGTLTGGKFTITRTEPANGFTDKQLLRLAALAESTSNHPIAQSILAAYDKPIPSMENASFREIAGRGTAATLGANHILAGNAAWMQENGIDVPPHPSLTGTIVHIAVNNRYAGNILLADSIKPDSLQTIRNLKSQGIAKIAMLTGDSDEHAQAVSKYLHIKDCYSQLLPEDKVRIVERLQEETTPGKLLAFVGDGINDAPALTRADIGISMGSMGSDAAMEASDIVLMNGEPSRLPLALRLAHGTRRIILQNIVFILGIKGIILMMAAAGEANMWEAIFADVGISLLAILNAIRPVQTGTNDHS from the coding sequence ATGGACAATTCACATTCCCGACAGCCGGAAAATAAACATCGTCACAGCCAGGCCTGTTCCTCTTCGTGCTCATGCTGTACAAGCTTTTCCTGCACAGCATGCAATACAACATGTGGACACCAGACTTCCGACACATCTTCGCACTGGAAACGCCCGCTCGCAGGTCTCATCCTTTTCGCTATCGCCCTTGCTGTGGGTACCCGGACACCTGCCGGTATTGTTCTCGCCATCGTTTCCTATTTCGTCATCGGGTGGAACATCCTCGCCGATGCCGCCTCCAACCTCCTGAAGGGAAAAGTTTTCGATGAAAATTTCCTCATGGGAGTTGCTACTTTGGGAGCCTTGGCCCTCGGAGAATATGCGGAAGCAGTTTCCGTCCTTATTTTCTTCCAAATCGGAGAAATCCTTCAGGAACGCGCCGTCTATAAAACGCGGGAATCCGTTACCGGACTTATGGATCTCAAGCAGGACTATGCCCACCTCATCCAAGAGAAAGGTATCCAAACCGTCCCCCCGGCTCAAATCACTCCCGGGCAAAAAATCCTCGTCCGTCCCGGAGAGAAAGTCCCTCTTGACGGGGTCGTAACCGAAGGCCACTCCCACCTCGACGCCTCCGCACTCACCGGAGAATTCATTCCCCTAAAAGCCGAACCCGGTACCCAGGTACTCTCCGGCAGCGTCAACCAGGAAGAAGCCCTCACCATCCAAGTCACCAAAACCTGGGACCAATCCACAGTCTCCCGCATCCTCAAACTCGTCCAGGAATCAGCCGAGCGTAAAACGAAAACGGAAACTTTCATCCGACGCTTCGCCCGCTGGTACACCCCGTCCGTCCTCATCCTGGCCCTCCTTATTGCCGTGCTTACCCCACTCCTTCTTCCCATCGGGTGGACGGAGGGCATCCGGCGCGCCCTCATCCTTCTCGTCATTTCCTGCCCTTGCGCTCTCGTCATATCCATCCCTCTCAGCTACTTTGCCGGTATCGGACGCTTTGCCCGACACGGCATTCTACTCAAAGGCAGCAACTACCTTGATGCTCTTACAAGGATCGGTACAGTCGTCTTCGACAAAACAGGGACTCTCACCGGAGGTAAATTTACCATCACCCGCACGGAACCCGCCAACGGGTTTACGGATAAACAACTCCTCCGGCTTGCAGCTCTCGCCGAAAGCACCTCTAACCACCCCATCGCCCAATCCATCCTTGCCGCCTACGACAAACCCATTCCCTCCATGGAGAATGCCTCCTTCCGGGAAATAGCCGGGCGCGGCACAGCCGCTACTCTGGGAGCTAACCACATCCTCGCCGGCAACGCCGCCTGGATGCAAGAGAACGGCATCGACGTACCACCTCATCCATCCCTCACCGGCACCATCGTCCACATCGCCGTCAACAATCGATACGCCGGCAATATCCTGCTAGCCGACAGTATCAAGCCGGATAGCCTCCAAACAATCCGAAACCTCAAATCCCAAGGGATCGCCAAAATAGCCATGCTCACCGGAGACAGTGACGAACACGCCCAGGCTGTCAGCAAATACCTCCACATCAAAGACTGCTACTCCCAGCTCCTCCCGGAAGATAAAGTTCGCATTGTCGAACGGCTCCAGGAGGAAACCACCCCCGGTAAACTTCTCGCATTTGTCGGAGACGGAATTAACGACGCCCCCGCACTCACCCGCGCCGATATCGGCATCTCCATGGGAAGCATGGGATCCGACGCCGCCATGGAAGCCTCCGACATTGTTCTCATGAACGGAGAACCTTCCCGGCTCCCCCTGGCTCTGCGCCTTGCCCACGGTACCCGCAGAATCATCCTCCAAAACATCGTTTTCATCCTCGGCATCAAAGGCATCATCCTCATGATGGCCGCCGCCGGGGAAGCCAACATGTGGGAAGCCATCTTCGCCGATGTCGGCATTTCATTGCTAGCTATCCTCAATGCCATCCGTCCCGTTCAAACGGGGACAAACGATCATTCCTGA
- a CDS encoding glycoside hydrolase family 2 TIM barrel-domain containing protein, which produces MTTTKNWLLSCTVFAACSLAPAWATPVVPGDDSAPTGLEWEQEQNLHLNKEAPTATFSSFSDLNSALKILPENSKWWKSLNGQWKFNWSKDPQSRPVGFFLPDYDVSNWKEIKVPASWQTQGYGTPIYSNQPYPFERDWPYVTKEPRNKKYTSFEARNPVGSYRRTFEVPAGWDGREVYIQFDGVDSFFYLWINGKYVGFSKDSRNPARFDISPYLQEGENTVAVEVYRHSDGAYLECQDMFRLSGIFRTVSIFSLPKVHIRDFFIHTNPVEPNSWALLPVDPVNPGKVDGDWRLLADIDVRNLFPRHKNLEGYSVAMNLYTEDGKLVDPVKPKDAPYDGVMQKPLRLTGMKDFKTSLMGIYSKPKLWSAETPNLYTLVIELKDKAGKTVEMVSSQVGFRNVTIKDSVFLVNGQPVKVKGVNRHENNPSTGHFVSREQMEQEVAMMKRANINHVRCSHYPVDPYFYYLCNKYGIYVQDEANIESHGYYYGKESLSHPLEWMPAHVERVMAMVERNKNNPSVVMWSLGNEAGPGRNFQVAEKTIKARDLSRPTHYERNNEIVDLGSNQYPSVGWTQGMAANKNYPKPFYISEYAHNMMNAMGDLADYWEAIESSDRIMGGAIWDWIDQGIYKTLPNGEKMLCYGGDFNDHPNSGQFVFNGTILADLTPEPGYFEVKHVYQNIKAGLKDGKVTIFNKNFFKDLSDYDVIWTLNRDGKEIAKGMLHLPKVGPRQTVEIPADFLPEQENGAEYSLRIGFHLNKDMPWAKKGYELAFDQIDLPTVGEKAMFKAPEGPLSLSADKQVISGSNFSVSFDPKTGELAQYTVNGQPLLKQPMVVNAVRCASSNEPGVLAKSMDHGLRDLKHELISSEITSNGKSITIKQSIKVSGKQSESLNDFGGNNTTITPNKKKLNDANTHFINNLEWTVYADGTVTCQSVLLPRGAMLDLLRLGYEIQLPSNLSNITYYGRGPEENYADRKTGMPLGQYKTTAQASFFPYGRPQDTGNHEDTRWVALTNDKGEGLLFGSLDAPFAFSAIPYTTTDLILANHPVQLPKNTDKTVLVLSAATRGLGGASCGPGPMERDIIKANKPYKLDFSIRPITAQSTLETIRIPAANLDMSMNTRTDKYAIKSVSSQELGEADAEFAIDGDPSTFWHSEYNKTVTKHPHVLEIDLGKEREFSGITCLPRQDGSANGRVADYSIETSADGKTWQQAAKGKFPNSDELQIVNFDKPVKARYFRFTALSEVGGNDYASMAELDVIPVKK; this is translated from the coding sequence ATGACTACGACAAAAAACTGGCTTCTGTCCTGCACCGTTTTTGCCGCCTGTTCTCTGGCGCCTGCATGGGCAACCCCGGTCGTCCCCGGTGACGACAGCGCTCCCACCGGTCTTGAATGGGAACAAGAACAAAATCTTCACCTGAACAAAGAGGCTCCCACAGCTACCTTCTCCAGTTTCAGCGATCTGAATTCGGCACTGAAAATCCTCCCCGAAAACAGTAAATGGTGGAAATCCCTGAACGGTCAATGGAAGTTCAACTGGTCCAAAGACCCGCAAAGCCGTCCTGTCGGTTTCTTCCTGCCCGACTACGACGTCAGCAACTGGAAGGAAATCAAAGTTCCTGCATCCTGGCAAACCCAGGGTTACGGCACTCCGATTTACTCCAACCAGCCCTATCCCTTTGAGCGGGATTGGCCCTACGTAACCAAAGAACCCCGCAATAAAAAATACACATCCTTCGAGGCACGCAACCCCGTCGGATCCTACCGCCGCACCTTCGAAGTTCCCGCCGGCTGGGATGGACGGGAAGTTTACATACAGTTCGACGGAGTCGATTCCTTCTTCTATCTGTGGATCAACGGTAAATACGTCGGATTCTCCAAGGACTCCCGCAACCCGGCCCGTTTCGATATCAGCCCCTACCTGCAGGAAGGCGAAAACACAGTGGCCGTGGAAGTATATCGCCATTCCGACGGAGCCTATCTGGAATGCCAGGACATGTTCCGTCTTTCGGGGATTTTCCGCACAGTGTCCATCTTCTCCCTGCCCAAAGTCCACATTCGCGATTTCTTCATCCACACCAACCCCGTGGAACCGAACAGCTGGGCTCTTCTCCCCGTGGATCCCGTCAACCCCGGAAAGGTAGATGGCGATTGGCGTCTCCTTGCCGACATTGATGTCCGCAATCTCTTCCCCCGCCACAAGAATCTGGAAGGCTACTCCGTCGCCATGAACCTTTACACGGAAGACGGTAAACTTGTCGATCCCGTCAAGCCTAAAGATGCGCCCTACGACGGAGTCATGCAGAAACCTCTCCGCCTCACCGGCATGAAAGACTTCAAGACTTCTCTCATGGGCATCTACTCCAAGCCCAAACTTTGGTCTGCCGAAACGCCCAATCTTTACACGCTCGTCATCGAACTGAAAGACAAGGCCGGCAAGACTGTAGAAATGGTTTCCTCCCAGGTTGGTTTCCGCAACGTAACTATCAAAGACAGCGTCTTCCTCGTCAACGGACAGCCCGTGAAGGTCAAAGGCGTCAACCGCCACGAAAATAATCCTTCTACCGGCCACTTCGTCTCCCGTGAACAAATGGAACAAGAAGTTGCCATGATGAAGAGGGCCAACATCAACCATGTTCGCTGTTCCCACTACCCTGTCGATCCGTACTTCTATTACCTCTGCAACAAGTACGGCATCTACGTTCAGGATGAAGCCAACATCGAATCGCACGGCTACTATTACGGCAAGGAATCCCTCTCCCATCCGCTGGAATGGATGCCCGCTCATGTCGAACGAGTCATGGCCATGGTGGAACGCAACAAGAACAACCCCAGCGTTGTCATGTGGTCCCTCGGCAACGAGGCCGGTCCGGGTCGTAACTTCCAGGTCGCCGAAAAAACAATCAAAGCCCGTGATCTGTCCCGTCCCACCCATTACGAACGTAACAACGAAATCGTTGATCTCGGTTCCAACCAGTATCCCTCCGTCGGATGGACGCAAGGCATGGCAGCCAACAAGAATTATCCCAAGCCCTTCTACATTTCCGAATATGCCCACAACATGATGAATGCCATGGGGGATCTCGCAGACTATTGGGAAGCCATCGAGTCCTCCGACCGCATTATGGGCGGCGCCATCTGGGACTGGATCGACCAGGGAATCTACAAGACCCTGCCGAACGGCGAAAAAATGCTGTGCTACGGAGGCGACTTCAACGATCACCCCAACAGCGGTCAGTTCGTCTTTAACGGTACCATCCTGGCAGACCTGACTCCGGAACCCGGTTATTTTGAAGTCAAGCACGTTTACCAGAACATCAAAGCCGGCCTCAAAGACGGCAAGGTAACGATCTTCAACAAGAACTTCTTCAAAGACCTCTCCGATTACGATGTTATCTGGACGCTCAACCGCGACGGCAAGGAAATCGCCAAAGGCATGCTCCACCTACCCAAAGTCGGCCCACGCCAGACGGTGGAAATCCCGGCCGATTTCCTTCCGGAACAGGAAAACGGAGCCGAATACAGCCTCCGCATCGGCTTCCATCTCAACAAGGACATGCCGTGGGCGAAGAAAGGTTACGAACTGGCCTTCGACCAGATCGACCTCCCCACGGTTGGAGAAAAAGCCATGTTCAAGGCTCCGGAGGGTCCATTGAGCCTCAGTGCCGACAAGCAGGTCATTTCCGGCAGCAACTTCTCCGTCAGCTTTGATCCTAAAACGGGAGAACTGGCCCAGTACACCGTCAACGGACAGCCCCTGCTGAAACAGCCGATGGTCGTCAACGCCGTCCGTTGCGCCTCCAGCAATGAACCCGGTGTCCTCGCCAAGAGCATGGATCACGGCCTCCGCGATCTGAAACACGAACTCATCAGCAGCGAAATCACCAGCAACGGCAAGAGCATTACCATCAAGCAGTCCATCAAGGTCAGCGGCAAACAGTCCGAAAGCCTCAACGACTTCGGAGGAAACAATACGACCATCACCCCGAACAAGAAGAAGCTCAACGATGCCAACACCCATTTCATCAACAATCTGGAATGGACCGTGTACGCAGACGGTACAGTCACCTGCCAGTCCGTCCTGCTGCCTCGCGGCGCCATGCTGGACCTTCTGCGCCTGGGGTATGAAATCCAGCTTCCCTCCAACCTGTCCAACATCACCTACTATGGACGAGGCCCGGAAGAAAACTACGCAGACCGCAAAACCGGCATGCCCCTTGGACAGTACAAAACGACCGCTCAAGCTTCGTTCTTCCCCTATGGCCGTCCACAGGATACGGGCAACCATGAAGACACGCGCTGGGTTGCCCTGACCAACGACAAGGGAGAAGGTCTGCTCTTCGGATCCCTTGACGCGCCATTCGCCTTCTCGGCCATTCCCTACACTACCACGGATCTCATCCTGGCCAACCATCCCGTCCAACTGCCTAAGAATACGGACAAAACCGTTCTCGTCCTTTCGGCAGCTACCCGCGGACTTGGAGGTGCCTCATGCGGTCCGGGTCCGATGGAGCGCGATATCATCAAGGCCAACAAGCCCTATAAGCTGGACTTCTCCATCCGTCCCATCACGGCTCAAAGTACTCTGGAAACCATCCGTATCCCTGCCGCGAATCTGGATATGAGCATGAATACACGGACTGACAAGTACGCGATCAAGAGCGTATCCAGCCAGGAACTGGGAGAAGCCGACGCCGAATTCGCCATCGACGGAGATCCCTCCACCTTCTGGCATTCGGAATACAACAAGACGGTGACAAAACATCCCCACGTCCTCGAAATCGACCTCGGCAAGGAACGTGAATTCAGCGGTATCACCTGCCTTCCCCGTCAGGACGGCAGTGCCAACGGCCGCGTCGCCGACTACAGCATTGAGACCAGTGCCGACGGTAAAACATGGCAGCAGGCCGCCAAGGGCAAGTTCCCGAACTCGGACGAATTGCAAATCGTCAACTTCGACAAGCCTGTCAAGGCACGCTACTTCCGCTTCACCGCTCTCAGCGAGGTTGGAGGAAACGACTATGCCTCCATGGCCGAACTGGACGTCATTCCCGTCAAAAAATAA
- a CDS encoding MmcQ/YjbR family DNA-binding protein produces MEFEICTDGSVHVTVHSVHGEEYERMLDSQGTPRSYLGRKLRQEYEEELWHVAECCFVPDAFKEDMTLRIIDHIRNTYGDELEFLWRKFPENAIVRRRDKKKWYAALLVVPRFKLTGDSEERVEILNLRVCPDDLEHLVDNRSRFPGYHMNKKNWATFCLDGSIPFDELTTRLETSYRLVRK; encoded by the coding sequence ATGGAATTTGAAATCTGTACGGACGGTTCTGTTCATGTGACGGTGCATAGCGTTCATGGAGAAGAGTATGAGCGAATGCTTGATTCTCAAGGAACGCCAAGATCGTATCTGGGCAGGAAACTCCGCCAGGAATATGAGGAAGAGTTGTGGCATGTAGCTGAGTGCTGCTTCGTGCCGGATGCTTTTAAAGAAGACATGACTCTGCGCATCATTGATCATATACGGAATACATATGGGGACGAGCTTGAGTTCTTATGGAGAAAGTTCCCGGAAAATGCCATTGTGCGCCGCCGTGACAAGAAGAAATGGTATGCCGCTTTGCTGGTTGTTCCTCGTTTCAAGTTGACCGGGGACTCTGAGGAGCGAGTCGAGATTCTCAATTTGCGAGTTTGTCCTGATGATCTTGAGCATCTTGTGGATAATCGCAGCCGTTTTCCTGGTTATCACATGAACAAGAAAAACTGGGCCACTTTCTGTCTTGATGGGTCCATTCCTTTCGATGAACTAACGACACGTCTCGAAACCAGTTACCGGCTTGTCCGGAAATGA
- a CDS encoding 6-phosphofructokinase — translation MNELKGTCIIGQSGGPTAVINASALGVIQAGLANDRITRVLGAANGIEGVLDERLYDMSYEDPSELEHMKYTPASALGSCRYKMSHFLDDDTDYKRLLEVFRKYDVRYFFYNGGNDSMDTCNKVSKFLQKSGYECRVIGIPKTIDNDLFGTDHCPGFGSAAKFIATSCMEIHQDLQVYDKGRVTIVEIMGRHAGWLAGSAALATYAGAGPDLVYLPEVDFHLDRFLADVSEVYGRKGKCMVAVSEGIHDSSGRFIADAGVGGTDVFGHTQLGGLSAMLAEIVRRELGFKVRGIELSLLQRCASHVASKTDIEEAYMAGRTAVEMAVLGHTDKMIAFEREMMDGMYHCRIKLVDLGDVANVEKLVPREWINSEGNGVEAPFIDYVLPLIQGETLMEKENSLPRFVRLKKVQASC, via the coding sequence ATGAACGAATTGAAAGGCACATGCATCATCGGACAGTCGGGTGGTCCCACTGCTGTTATCAACGCCAGTGCTCTGGGCGTTATTCAGGCTGGCCTTGCCAATGACCGGATTACCCGGGTGCTCGGGGCTGCCAACGGTATTGAGGGCGTGCTTGACGAACGGCTGTACGACATGTCTTATGAGGATCCTTCGGAGTTGGAGCACATGAAGTATACGCCCGCGTCCGCGCTGGGTTCCTGCCGGTACAAGATGAGCCATTTCCTGGATGATGATACGGATTATAAGCGTCTGTTAGAAGTGTTCCGCAAGTACGATGTCCGGTATTTCTTCTACAATGGGGGAAATGATTCCATGGATACCTGCAACAAGGTGTCAAAGTTTCTTCAGAAGTCGGGGTACGAATGCCGAGTGATCGGTATTCCCAAGACGATTGACAATGATTTATTCGGCACGGACCACTGTCCCGGCTTCGGATCTGCGGCTAAATTTATTGCGACGTCCTGCATGGAGATTCATCAGGATTTGCAAGTGTACGACAAGGGGCGTGTGACGATTGTGGAAATCATGGGGAGGCACGCCGGCTGGCTGGCCGGTTCCGCAGCGTTGGCAACATATGCCGGAGCGGGCCCCGATCTGGTGTATTTGCCCGAGGTGGATTTCCATCTAGACAGGTTCCTGGCAGATGTCTCTGAAGTTTACGGGCGCAAGGGAAAGTGTATGGTGGCTGTTTCGGAAGGGATCCATGATTCCTCTGGGCGTTTCATTGCTGACGCCGGCGTGGGTGGTACGGATGTGTTCGGGCATACGCAGTTGGGCGGCTTGAGTGCCATGCTTGCGGAGATCGTCAGACGGGAATTGGGGTTCAAAGTACGTGGGATTGAGCTTTCCCTTCTCCAGAGGTGCGCCTCTCATGTTGCTTCGAAGACTGATATTGAAGAAGCTTACATGGCTGGCAGGACTGCCGTCGAAATGGCTGTGCTGGGACATACCGACAAGATGATAGCCTTTGAGAGAGAGATGATGGATGGTATGTATCATTGCCGTATCAAATTGGTGGATCTGGGCGATGTGGCTAACGTGGAAAAATTGGTGCCGCGCGAGTGGATCAATTCGGAAGGTAACGGGGTGGAGGCACCGTTCATCGATTATGTTCTTCCTCTGATTCAGGGTGAAACCTTGATGGAAAAGGAGAACTCATTGCCAAGGTTCGTGCGTCTGAAGAAGGTTCAGGCTTCATGTTGA
- a CDS encoding transposase has translation MSRPLRIEYPGAVYHVQCQGNRNSDIFLDDEDRELFLKTFREASERCNWTVYAYALMNNHYHILFRTEQANLVDGMKWLQTTYTVRFNKKHGFQGHVFAGRYKSMLVEADNAHYFSTIIDYIHLNPARSGLVRRQTFFSGSRWTSLHEWLAAPEKRAPWIHPERGLGVFGCTDTSQGREKYLDHLLGRYEAELMDERALLPVGHVGPGTVQRGWCYGSSTFRKRIVDAMHGLTKRLSGAPGSMSGEIGELVAERIVVRGLRAFGLTEEELLTTPYSHSSKLIIALAVRKSTMVPYAWIANRLHMGLPRSLGTLLFRAKQMEENDRKIHAWIEKITEDYSSQ, from the coding sequence ATGAGCAGGCCGTTGAGAATCGAATATCCCGGAGCAGTTTATCATGTGCAATGCCAGGGGAACAGGAACAGTGATATCTTTCTGGACGACGAGGATAGAGAGCTGTTTCTGAAAACCTTTCGCGAAGCCTCAGAAAGATGCAACTGGACGGTTTATGCCTACGCCTTGATGAATAACCACTATCACATCCTATTCCGCACGGAGCAGGCCAACTTGGTCGACGGCATGAAATGGCTTCAGACAACCTATACGGTACGTTTTAATAAAAAGCACGGTTTCCAGGGACATGTTTTTGCCGGGCGATACAAATCCATGCTGGTCGAAGCGGACAATGCCCACTACTTCTCGACGATCATCGATTACATCCACCTGAATCCTGCACGATCCGGCTTGGTACGCCGCCAGACCTTCTTTTCCGGAAGTCGCTGGACCAGCCTGCACGAATGGCTGGCGGCACCGGAAAAACGCGCACCGTGGATCCATCCGGAACGCGGCCTGGGAGTCTTCGGCTGTACGGATACCTCCCAGGGACGGGAAAAATACCTGGATCATCTTCTAGGGAGGTACGAGGCGGAACTCATGGACGAGCGAGCCCTGCTCCCGGTCGGACACGTCGGCCCCGGTACCGTACAGCGAGGCTGGTGCTATGGCTCCAGCACTTTCCGAAAACGTATCGTCGATGCTATGCACGGGTTGACCAAACGCCTCTCGGGAGCTCCCGGAAGCATGAGCGGGGAAATTGGAGAACTCGTTGCCGAGCGTATCGTCGTTCGAGGGCTCCGCGCCTTCGGGTTGACGGAGGAAGAGCTCCTGACAACTCCCTATAGCCATTCCTCCAAACTCATCATCGCCCTGGCTGTCCGCAAGTCAACCATGGTTCCCTATGCCTGGATTGCCAACCGGTTGCACATGGGACTCCCTCGGTCATTGGGCACTCTTTTGTTCCGAGCCAAGCAAATGGAGGAAAATGACCGCAAAATCCATGCATGGATTGAAAAAATCACTGAAGACTACTCCAGTCAATAA
- the gdhA gene encoding NADP-specific glutamate dehydrogenase produces MAQTYSQRVLENVRAKNSHEPEFLQAVQEVLNTIDPVLASSPKYEANAILERIVEPERTILFRVPWIDDKGNVQVNRGYRVEFNSAIGPYKGGLRFHPSVNLGILKFLGFEQVFKNSLTTLPMGGGKGGSDFDPKGKSDNEVMRFCQSFMTELSRHIGANTDVPAGDIGVGGREIGYMFGQYKRLRNEFTGVLTGKSLNWGGSLIRPEATGYGCVYFAQNMLATRNDDLQGKVCLVSGSGNVAQYTVEKLNQLGAKPVTMSDSNGFIYDPDGIDAEKLAWVMDLKNNRRGRISEYVKQFTKAQYFEGQRPWSVPCDCAFPSATQNEINGEEARTLIKNGCKLVAEGANMPTDLEGINTYLAAKILYGPAKAANAGGVATSGLEMSQNSMRLSWTREEVDHKLNSIMKNIHDNAFSHAKEFASDQSFTNYVIGANIAGFVKVADSMIEQGVC; encoded by the coding sequence ATGGCCCAGACCTATTCTCAGCGCGTTTTGGAAAACGTCCGTGCGAAAAACTCGCACGAACCGGAATTCCTTCAGGCAGTACAGGAAGTCCTTAACACGATCGATCCCGTGCTCGCTTCATCTCCGAAATATGAAGCCAATGCGATTTTGGAACGCATTGTTGAACCGGAACGCACCATCCTTTTCCGCGTTCCGTGGATTGATGACAAGGGCAACGTCCAAGTCAACCGCGGTTATCGCGTCGAGTTCAACAGCGCCATTGGGCCGTACAAGGGAGGTCTCCGCTTCCACCCGAGTGTCAACCTGGGCATCCTGAAGTTCCTCGGTTTCGAACAGGTTTTCAAAAACTCCCTCACCACCCTTCCCATGGGCGGAGGCAAAGGCGGCTCCGACTTCGATCCAAAGGGCAAGAGTGATAACGAAGTCATGCGTTTCTGCCAAAGCTTCATGACCGAGCTCTCCCGCCACATCGGAGCCAACACGGATGTTCCCGCTGGTGACATCGGTGTCGGTGGTCGCGAAATCGGCTACATGTTCGGCCAGTACAAGCGCCTCCGCAACGAGTTCACAGGCGTATTGACCGGCAAGAGCCTGAACTGGGGCGGTTCCCTGATTCGTCCGGAAGCTACGGGCTACGGCTGCGTGTACTTCGCCCAGAACATGCTTGCTACCCGCAACGACGACCTGCAGGGCAAGGTTTGCCTTGTGTCCGGTTCCGGAAATGTCGCCCAGTACACGGTTGAAAAGCTCAACCAACTCGGAGCCAAGCCCGTAACCATGTCCGACTCCAACGGCTTCATCTACGATCCCGATGGCATCGACGCTGAAAAACTCGCCTGGGTCATGGACCTGAAGAACAACCGTCGCGGTCGTATCTCCGAATACGTGAAACAGTTCACGAAGGCTCAGTACTTCGAAGGCCAGCGCCCCTGGAGCGTTCCCTGCGATTGCGCTTTCCCGTCCGCCACACAAAACGAAATCAATGGTGAAGAAGCCCGCACGCTCATCAAAAACGGTTGCAAGCTCGTTGCCGAAGGAGCCAACATGCCGACCGACCTGGAAGGTATCAACACCTACCTCGCAGCCAAGATCCTGTACGGTCCGGCCAAGGCCGCCAACGCCGGCGGCGTTGCCACCTCCGGTCTGGAAATGTCCCAAAACAGCATGCGCCTCTCCTGGACGCGTGAAGAAGTAGACCACAAGCTCAACAGCATCATGAAGAACATTCATGACAATGCGTTCAGCCACGCCAAGGAATTCGCTTCCGACCAGTCTTTCACCAACTACGTCATCGGCGCCAACATCGCCGGCTTCGTCAAGGTGGCCGACTCAATGATCGAACAAGGCGTTTGCTAA
- a CDS encoding pyridoxamine 5'-phosphate oxidase family protein, translating into MRRRDREVTDPIRIREIIGQIKVCRLGLCDKNEAYIVPLNFGVEWKDETLRLYFHSSRHGRKIDLLKVSLRASFEMDGFHQLDPAPSGVSLCNYGYGYACVMGRGNVRFMEGEEKAKGLALLMLHQAGLVCSFSEKEASAVEVFCLTTETYSVKERVVNA; encoded by the coding sequence ATGAGACGCCGGGACAGGGAAGTTACGGATCCGATCCGGATACGGGAAATCATCGGACAGATCAAGGTCTGTCGCCTTGGTTTGTGCGATAAGAATGAAGCTTACATTGTTCCGCTTAATTTCGGAGTGGAATGGAAGGATGAAACATTGCGTTTGTATTTCCACTCCTCGCGACACGGACGGAAGATTGACTTGTTGAAAGTTTCTCTCCGGGCGTCTTTTGAGATGGATGGCTTCCATCAGTTGGATCCAGCTCCTTCCGGCGTTTCCCTATGCAATTACGGTTACGGTTATGCCTGTGTGATGGGGCGGGGGAACGTTCGTTTCATGGAAGGCGAGGAGAAAGCGAAGGGACTTGCTTTGTTAATGCTCCATCAGGCCGGACTGGTTTGTTCGTTCAGTGAAAAGGAGGCGTCTGCCGTGGAAGTATTCTGCCTGACGACCGAGACGTATTCCGTCAAGGAAAGAGTTGTGAACGCATAG